From the bacterium genome, the window GGGCAATGATTAGATTAGCCACATCATCATCAATTAATGAGCCAATAAAAATTATTCGTTCTTTTAAAAGTCGCGAAAATATATCATACCCTCGCTCTCCTCGATTACTTTGTTCTACCACCATTGGAACTAAAGCCATTGTTTATTTCCTCCTTTTTTCCTCACATTTTTTAATATCGGCAATTTCGAGTAAAAAATTAAGTGTTTTTTGCATTCTCAATTCTTCCATCAGAATTGCCTTTTGTTGGTTATCTTCAAGATATTCTTTTATCTTTTGTGGTTGTGTTCTAAAATTATCTTTTACCAGGATTTCATATTCTTCATTTTCTATTTTAATATTTTCCTTTTGTGCGATTGCATCTAAAATCAAATATTTCTTTACCCGCTCCATCGCCTGGGGCCTGAATTCATCCCGACAATCCTCAATAGTCATATTTTTCTTTTTAAGATAATCATTAAGTTCAAATCCTTGTGATTGTAAATTATTATGGAGGTTAACCACCAGATAATCAATTTCTCTTTCTACTAATACCTTAGGTAGAGGGAAAGAGTGTTGTGAAATTAAAAGTGTTGTAAGTTCGTCTTTTAATTTTTCTGTTGACTCAAGTTCTGCGGCTTCAATAAGGTCTTTTTTAAATGCCTCTTTTAATTCTTTAATCGTATCAAATTGACCCAAATCTTTAGCAAATTCATCATCTAAAACTGGTAATTTTCTTTCTTTGACTTCATTAATTTTTACCTTAAATGTTACCTTTTGTCCCGCCATATTAGGGTCAGAGTATTCTTTTGATAACTTAATTTTAAAGGTTTTTTCCTTACCTTTTTTGAGACCAAATAATTGTTGTTCAAACTCTTGAGGGAAGATTTTTTTACCCACCTCTAATAAAAAATCTTTGTGACTTCCATCAGGCAGTGGTTTGTTATCCTTGAAACTCTCAAAATCAAAAATAACAATGCTCTTTTTCCCAATAGGTTTTTCCACTACCTCTATTGGTGCATATTTTTCCTGGAGTCTGTGGAGTCCATCATCCACATCTTTATCCGTAATATTGGTCACCTTTTTGGTAAGTGGAATTCCATGGTAAGTTGTAAGTTCAATTTCAGGTAATACTTCTACTTTCGCTACAAAAGAAAACGGTTCATCTTTCTTGATATAATTGACCTCTTCTATCTTTGCCTGGGAAATTATCCGGATATTTTTTTCTTTTATTGCTTGTAGATAGCGATTAGAAATAAGGTTTCCTATAACTTCTTTTTCTACCGCTGGGCCGTATCGTGTTTCTAAAACCTGACGAGGCACTTTACCTTTTCTAAAACCTTGAAGTTTAGCCGTTTGAGTTAATTTCTGATATTTTTTATCAAATTCTTGCTCAAGTTCTTCCTTAGAAACTGTAATTTTTAATGTTAATTCACATTCATTGTGGTCAATTGTTTCTAGTTCCATTTATCCTATCATCCCTAATTCATATAATATGATACTTTCTGTAACAATACTTGCGGATTCACATCTCAGAATATTTGCCCCAAGTGATACAGGAATAATTCCTTTAATTTGGACTGCGGTTATTTCCTCCTCAGTAAATCCTCCTTCTGGACCAACAAAAACAGCAATCTTTTTTAGTAAGGTAACATCCCTATTGAGAAAAACTTCTCGTAAGGGTGTTTTTGCATTCTCATATAAAATTAACCCTAAATCAACTTCTTTTATTAACTCTAATGAGGTTTTGAGATTAGTTACAGGATAAATTATAGGGATTATACATCGTTGACATTGAGATGAGGAGGCTTTAGCTATTTTTTGCCACCGTGTGAGTTTTGTCGATTCGTTTTTTAAATTTATCAATGACCTTTGTGTTTTAACTGGAATTATTCTTGTTACACCCAATTCAGTGGATTTACTTATTATCAAATCCATCCTGGCTATTCTGGGTAGTGCCTGAAGTAATGTTAATTCTACTTTTTGCGGTGGATGGATAATTTTTTCAACAATGTTAGTTTTAACTTTATCCGCGGCAATCGAAGTAATCGTTGCGTGATATTCATTTCCCAAACCATCTAACGCAATAATCTTATCTTTTTCTTTTAGCCGAAGGACATTTTTGAGATGATGAATATCATCTTTATCCACAATATCAACATTATTTTTAACTATACTTTCAGGATTGACAAAAAACCTGCGATGCATCATTCTACTAATTCAATTAAAGACATCTCTGCTCCATCACCGATTCTTTTGCCAACTTTCAGTATTCTCGTGTATCCTCCATTTCGATTCTGGAATCTTGGTCCAATAACTTCAAATAATTTTTTCCCTACATCTTTACTTTTAACATAAGTCAGTACTTGTCTTCTTGAATGTAGGTCGCCGATTTTTGTC encodes:
- the tig gene encoding trigger factor gives rise to the protein MELETIDHNECELTLKITVSKEELEQEFDKKYQKLTQTAKLQGFRKGKVPRQVLETRYGPAVEKEVIGNLISNRYLQAIKEKNIRIISQAKIEEVNYIKKDEPFSFVAKVEVLPEIELTTYHGIPLTKKVTNITDKDVDDGLHRLQEKYAPIEVVEKPIGKKSIVIFDFESFKDNKPLPDGSHKDFLLEVGKKIFPQEFEQQLFGLKKGKEKTFKIKLSKEYSDPNMAGQKVTFKVKINEVKERKLPVLDDEFAKDLGQFDTIKELKEAFKKDLIEAAELESTEKLKDELTTLLISQHSFPLPKVLVEREIDYLVVNLHNNLQSQGFELNDYLKKKNMTIEDCRDEFRPQAMERVKKYLILDAIAQKENIKIENEEYEILVKDNFRTQPQKIKEYLEDNQQKAILMEELRMQKTLNFLLEIADIKKCEEKRRK
- the rplQ gene encoding 50S ribosomal protein L17 translates to MRHLKKGRKLNRTISHKKALLNNLVTELFRHGKIATTSAKTKELTGLADKLISLTKIGDLHSRRQVLTYVKSKDVGKKLFEVIGPRFQNRNGGYTRILKVGKRIGDGAEMSLIELVE
- a CDS encoding RsmE family RNA methyltransferase is translated as MMHRRFFVNPESIVKNNVDIVDKDDIHHLKNVLRLKEKDKIIALDGLGNEYHATITSIAADKVKTNIVEKIIHPPQKVELTLLQALPRIARMDLIISKSTELGVTRIIPVKTQRSLINLKNESTKLTRWQKIAKASSSQCQRCIIPIIYPVTNLKTSLELIKEVDLGLILYENAKTPLREVFLNRDVTLLKKIAVFVGPEGGFTEEEITAVQIKGIIPVSLGANILRCESASIVTESIILYELGMIG